The Salarias fasciatus chromosome 16, fSalaFa1.1, whole genome shotgun sequence sequence GAGATTATATAGTGACCTTACTTCTTTAAATGGAACATGCTAACTATCTGGTTTTAAAGTGCATGTTTCGTGGATAATATCTGACATTAGGCAACATTTTATCATGTATTAATTTGACAGTTGACAGagtcagtgtttttcatttaaactggACACTTTTTTCCTGTCGACCATGCAAGTTCTTACAAATGACAAACTAAGAGTTTAATTTAAATTTGATGACAACTTACAACCAGTGTTTATGCATGAACAAGTTCACAAACATACTTTTGTCACATTTACTGCAAAATTTACATGAAGACCAGACAATTCATAAAACCACAACCTAACTCAGTCACTGGGCCACACCAGGGCTAAACAGGTTTGCTCTCTGTATCTTGTACTCTGGCCTCAAAACAAGGAGGTTATGAGTTTAGAtttatttctgtgtggagtttgcatgttctcactttGTAGAGGGGTTTTCTCCAAGTGCTCTGGCTTTGTTCCCAGCAACACACATCACAACATTGTTCATGGCTGTCAGCATCAATGTTAGAggtatttcatttgaaatgatgTGAGTCTTTGTACGAAGTTTGCATTTGTTGtacattattttcatgtttctgtttgatatttaattattacatttttttcatttcttggtATGTTCTAGTTTTTAACGACTTGTTCATTTATGCATTGGATATGATTTTGTGTCGACTGGTTTATTTTCAGTCTCTTGCATCACAAGCACCATACAAAGTCATGAAAAGGTTACAGATAGAACAGTATctgctattatttttttttaaaaaaaggtctaAACCTGGCGGTGCTGTTGTTTTCGACTCGTTACACTGATTGTCCTGAACAGCAGCTGtcccgttgccatggagacgctgTCTCAACTTCCAAACACAGTCAGCCACTGGAGCTGCTTCTCTCTTCGCCGTCAACATGGAGTAAGTTTAATCACCTGTGAAGCTAAACTTGATCTTTTTGTGCTTCTGTTCTTCTGATCCGTGCGGTTGTCTGGACTTGTATTTAATTGAAGGCTGGGATAAACCAACAGCTGCcgttactttttttttggcgCTTCGCTTGCACAAACTGTAGGCTGAAAGGTTTGACTTCTCTGCCGGGTTTTGTCTCCATTCCCTCTAGAAATCCACCAGATCTCACGAATGACGATCTCCAACCACCAACAACGGGCAAGTATTCAAGTGTTTATGCTAACTTAACATGCAGCGTGCTGGACTCCTGCGTCAAAGCTACAAACCATAATGCTTCAGtgttcataataataataataataataataataacaataataataataataataataataataataataataataataataatgtaggAAACATtgcaaatgaaatgtattttctgtcaCAGCAGGTGTCAAAACAGGACATCAGGGTATAAACGGGCACATCTCTCAGATCCCCGGGTTGTCTCCAGTCATCAGATCGCTCTGTGAGGAGAAGGCTCAGGGACGGAGGGTCCGGGTCCTGGACACCGATTCTGACTATGTGAAGCTTGCAAAACGAGGAGGACATAAAGGTATAGGACCAGCCTGTTCCCTTTCACCCCCTCAAACCCCCACGTGCACCAAAGGAATTAAGTGATTAATTataaatctttatttaaaaagaatgaaGATCTGTTTGAACCTTTGTGTTCTGTTGTGAAAGTGTAGGTCTGCTGTTATGATTTTGTATTtaacatgaataaaatataGTTTGGGTAACTTCATAACCTGAAAGAAGACAAGGCCTGGCACCACCTGTGATCTGTGGCGCCCCCCTGAGGGGGGGAGGGCTCGGTTCCCAGGTTGGGAGCCTCTGCCttgcaccacacacacctctgttctgctcctctctctctcctccttcttgTTCACCAGGCCTTTTGTGCCATGAGGAATCTATTATTTCCAAGCCCACTTCATACAAACCTCCCGACTGGTTCGGCACAGAGTCAGAAGACAGCAGCAAACCTAGGTAATATTTCGTGTCAAAGAGTGTGATTGAAATTActtcctgacacaaacactctCTTCTAATTCCCTCAGCCACGGGGCCGTTCGGCTCTTACTGTTTTTCCTCCAGCTAATACCCCTGTGTTGACTTTTCTAACAGTCTCATTAacagtgaagagaagaaaaaccctGGAGCTTTTCAACCACTGGCGCCTCCCTTTGGGACTGACAACATGTCAGCCTGGGAGAGGGATaacagcagcaacagtgaaAAAGAGAAGGTAAACACAAACCTTTAAGATGTTTAGAATGCCATTTAGCCCCATGAGTGCACGCTTCACCTCACCGTTGGTGTagtttattgtgttttgattGCCTGGTTGAGATGATTTTGAAGATTTTGAGTGTAATTGTAATGTAATGTGGTTCAAATCCTTGGTTGTATGAGACTGTGAGTCTCAGCATCCCACCAAGTGGCTGCTGGGAAAATAGCAGAAAAAAGATGCAATTATGAAACATCATCCACTGGGAATGTGTGTCTTCTTCTGTGTTCAGAACAACAATGTTGATGACAGCCAGATGGAGAAGATGGGGACATCCTTTCAAAATCTCAACGCCAACAAATTCAAGAGGATGTAAGTTCATTGCGGCCACAAGATGGTGCTGTTGTTCTGAGCTACAATCATCTGAAGGACGAGGATAAGAGCACAAACCACATCAGTGATTTTCATTAACAGAAACCAAAATGACCAATATTATTATGACAGATAAtcattgttgtatttatttaaccATGCATATTAATTCTTTATGTACCAATCACTCTACAGTGACAGCACCATTTAGTTTCAGCTTTCCCATGTCTGTGTATGACTTGAGTATTAACTTTACTGACAAGTTTCGTCTTATAGtctctataaaaaaaaaaaaaaacacacacaaaaatttgTTCTCTTCACATATTACATTCTTCAGAGTAGCTCATTGGTTCTTTTTACCACTATTCAGTTACAGAAATACAGTTACAGCAGTTTAGAGTAACAGATATGTTGATAATGACAACAACAGCTTCAACCATCAGAGTAAGGGAAACTTACAGAATTACTGTTTTATTAGTAGAAAATCAGCCCAGCCAGTAAATGAAACTTGTAGTTTTGCTATTAAATAAAAAGCTTCTCTTAAAGCCGATATGTCTTGGTTTGAAAAAGTTAGTTTTAAATTTGGATCTGGCATTTCGCCAATGTGCTGAATCAACTTTCGTTTCTTGATATTTTGAAAGAGTTCAAGCATATCAATTGctatggattaaaaaaaaatagccaaaAACCAGCAATAAATCATTTTACACCTTCAATTAAAACAGCACTTCAGCTGCCCAACACTAAAGTTTTAATAAAGAATAAAAGTCAGATCCACTTTAAAGAAGACTGCCTGGATTGCAGCATATGTTACACTTGAACCTGTAAATATTGTTGAGTATTAACAGCACTGTCACAGATGTGCAAGGCAAGTTTGCCAATGTGGACTCACGGACCCCCCAGTCTTCAGGAAAGCTGCATTTCATAATTGAAGACTGACAACAAGCTGTATGGTCTGTCTTTATTCCAATCAGGAGAACAGAAACTgcctcttcttttcttcttctgttggcAAATGAGGAGATGAAATAAGTTGAAGTTATTCTAATTGTTATTTTCCTTGATGACTGTGAACAGCCTCATAATTTGGAGGGATTCTGCTAAGCTTCTCCACTTgagatgtttttccttttttttccctcttcctgTTATTGGAATCAGAgaacaaactgtatttttttttactgtaatcgTGTCTCGTGTTGTGATGGTAAACCGAGGCTTATGGACAGGCTTCGCCCACATGAATAAACAGACAGTTTTTGCTCATTCATCTATTTGCTTTTGGCTCCCAGCTGAGCGGAGCTGTGTGTACTCTGCCCCTGTACCTTTGGGAAAATGTCACTGGTTTGTCACCAAACCTAAAGTGACCCGGAGCCACTCGCAATGTCACAAAAAAGACCTGGAAAATACTGCTGTCTATTGTGCAGTTATGATAGAGAATGAAGGTTCAGGACACGAGGAATCGGGCTGCATGGCGGTGCAGTGGTTTGAGCTCCCCCCCACAGTGGGGGTCattcttttctgtgtggagctcgCATGTTTATTTTTCAGGATGAACATAAGATTCAGTAACTTCAGTTGGTTCCTTGGTACAAgattaacagaaaaacatgacCTGCAAGCAGGAATTTCAACTGTGATCCTCATTTCTGTAAAGAAACACTTTTCTGCAATGAGTAGCCAGTATCTCAGCATGGAGTGTTTAAAGGGTAGGGTTCATATTTAATGTTTACCCTTGTCTGCCCTTTGTCGCATTTGCAAAACTCTGCATTCCTCTGAAAAAGATCAAACCAGCAGATATTTGGAGTTCCCTTTATCGGCTTATaattcattttctgtcacatCTGAGCTTGATGTATTTGCTTCTGCAGAACGTTTGACAAGAAACCGGCCCCCGTTGACATGTCTAAGCTGCTGAGCTTCGGCTACGCCGAAGACAACAAGCCACTCCAGTGACGTGTCGAGTAAGTAGTGTGGCATTAACACCGGTAAACTGTGTCACGACAAAATACTTGCATTTGTTTCCTCTTTGTCTTGCTTTTAAAATGCACTCCcaacacaataaaatgaaatcaaagcaaGCAGTTAAGCTGCGTGGGCTCCTTTGGTTTTATGAGGCTACAATACGAACAGCCGTAATGGAATGACTGAGACAGAAACTTTAAGGTTTAAGCCATTAGGGATTGATGATGCTTGATGACATTATGGTGTATTGGTGAATTATGTAATAACCATTTGACTCTTGTTTTTATACTTTTCCAGGCCAACAGACTGAAAGACTGCCAGGTTTGCGGGGAAAGGATGACGTAGCTGAAATGCTTCCAACATTACCGTCCGCTCCTCCAGCACTCATTTCTGTACCTCCTCATGCTGAGCCGCATCAAATCTTTTTATTggtttcagttgttttgtcaTTTGGACGTGCGACAACGCTTTCCTGTACCGAGCCTGTTAGCGGGGCGTCATTAACTGCATCCGTGATAGGCTTTTTTATGCTGCGTCTGTAACTGTGTAAACGGCGGCTTAATGGACGAAAAGATTGATGCTTCAAATAAAGTTCAAACAATCCAAATGTTCATtaatcttgttttgttttcccgaAGTTTCTCAGAAAGCAACCTTTTCCCTCGTAAGGGGTTTCAGCTGTGCGACTGTTTTGATTTGCCAATCAGACGTTACATGTCAGGGTCAGAGGTTATCTCTCGGTTCTTTCGGTACACTATGTCATAACCCCATTCTAACAGTCAGCGAGACATACACAGCGCAGGTCATGGTTTGCAAAGTTTAGTGGTAACAGAGTGGATTTGTCACGGGCTGCTTTTCTCGCTGCTCTTGTGACTTTGTCTTTGAAGGCGCACAGACACTTTGGAGCTGGAAGCGTtgttattgattgattttgttctttttgtttgggTCTGGGACAAGTGCTACTCCTCTTCTTGGAACCAATCAGTGGGAAGGGCAGGGGTCACTGCTATATCAGCTCTGAAGTCAGAtatcacttttattttcataacagcagcagcagcagcagcgtttggAGCGACTTTTGAAGAGCGTTTAAAGTTATTTTTCAAAGCAGCCATGGCACCGATTCTTCTGAACTGCATGGGAAACGAGCGCAATGAGTACATCAAGTACGTACGGTTTATGTCTCTGATGGTCCATTAGATCTAATAATCTGTCTCCAGGTTTTTATTGCATGTTGCGTGTAATAAATTTCAATGTAATCTTTTAGGAATCAAGTCCAGGTGAAAAATCCCAACCTGGAAACCATGGAGGAGGACATCCTCTACCACTTAAGCTTGAGCACCAAGACTCACAACCTCCCAGAAATGTTTGGCGATATTAAGGTTTGTGGTGAAAGAAaagactggtgaaaaatttgaatttctttttaagAGTCAGAAAATAAAATTCGCTATccttctgcttttctctgtttccaaTAGTTCGTGTGTGTTGGTGGCAGCGCTAATCGAATGAAGGCTTTTGCGCAGTTCATCCACAAGGAGCTGGAACTTTCTGGCAACCCGGAAGAAATCACAGATATCTGTGAGGGAACTGACCGCTACTGCATGTACAAAGTGGGGCCTGTGCTTTCCATCAGCGTAAGAACATTGTTCTTCAGAGAGAATCCTTCATTGAGCAAATATGTCAGTGGATTGTAAGACTGAAATATAATTCTTTTGTTAATGCCGCAGCATGGAATGGGAGTTCCATCCATCTCCATCATGCTTCATGAGCTCATTAAGCTGCTGCACCACGCCCAGTGCCAGGATGTGGTCCTGTTCCGtctgggaacatctggtggCGTTGGTAAGAATTTCATTTTTCTCGAAGGTGGTTCACGGTTAGAAACACCTGCAACTTATTGTATTCTTCAAATTGTAAAGATGTAAAGAACTGAGATTGGTGTCATGTGCAGGTTTGGCTCCAGGGACGGTGGTGGTCACAGAAAAAGCAGTGGACTACTCCTTCCAGCCCCAGTTTGAACAGGTTGTTCTGGGTAAAGTGATCACCAGGAGCACCGAGCTGGACGAGGAAGTGGCCAGTGAGCTTCTGCAGTGCTCCTCTGAGCTCCAGAACATCCCCACGGTGATCGGAAACACCATGTGCACACATGACTTCTATGAAGGTACGAATACGACACTACGTTATCACTGGCGAACTTCTTCTGATCGCCTCTGCTGACCGATCCGTTACTGTGCCCATGTAGGTCAAGGCCGACTCGACGGAGCGCTCTGCTCCTTCTCCCATGAAGACAAACTGGAGTATCTGAGGAAAGCTTACGATGCTGGAGTGAGGAATATTGAAATGGAGTCCACTGTTTTCGCTGCTATGTGCCGCGTCTGTGGTCTTAAAGGTATTTGTTACAAAATTGttgctttctttcttccacTGCTTCAAAATAATCAGTAAAGACACCAGTGGCACAGAATATATACGTGCGTCTTGTTTTTGACTTACGGCCGGCGATATGATGTGATCCAATATGAAGGAAGCCACCGCATCCTGTATCGTCACTCAAcatttccttctcctctccagctgctgtggtctgtgttACTCTGCTGAACCGCTTTGAGGGAGACCAGATCAAGTCCCCCCATGATGTCCTGGTGGAGTACCAGCAGAGGCCGCAAATACTGGTGTCCCATTTCATCAAGAAGCGCCTGGGATATGTTGTCTAACTTCTCAGCCACTAGAAAACACTGTATATAAGCTGTGACTGATATGTGAATATGTATATAAGCATTTCAATGTGTGAATTAAACACCTATTTAAAAGTCAATATTTCTTTGATGACGCTAAAATactaaatatatatgtattgttttttgatatttaatattttgataTCTATATACAgtacacacattttcaaaatgacgtGTTCCTGTATAATGATTGTTTTTCCGCGCTGAAGCTGGGGGTTTACAGCCAACAATAACAGAAGCTTTACTTAAAATTCATACGACCAAAACCTCAGTGGGTGTTTGTAGAGGCAAAACATAACATTCCAATGATTGAAATAAAAATGGCAACTTGAGAATCTACTTGCTCGAAGTCGATTTGTCTGTCAGAGTATATGAAGAATTTTCCTATTTTATCAACAGTTTGTGGTACTTTTTTCCTATAATTGAGCAAATCATGTAATTGCATGTTTCATGTAAATGTAATGTGACACATGTACTGTGTCATTAAATCTAAACAGACATACACTGCATCCAGTAGCTTTAGCAATATGTTACTTGTACAAATTCAAACTTAATGTATGGAATCTGTTTATAATCAGGATATATGAAATGACCATTagatgtgtatgtatatatcaTTTGCTCTATGATATTGTGTGATGTGCAATAAAACATATATTAAAAGCAAGTTTGAAAAACAATACACTGTGTCACCTGGTGGTCAATACTGTAATTATAAAGACACTTTAAGAGAACATAAACTATTGCAGCAAACAGCATGAGCTGAATAATTCTCACTCGCTGGATTTTttgacatgaaatgaaatgctTAAGATCTAAGTAAACATCTTTCTTCAGAGTctcacccaaaacaaaacattgactAGAATTTCAGCGCGGACTGGGTGTCTCGCCGAGGTGGTTTGAGGGGCCTGACGACAGATAAAACTTCCTGGGCGTAGTGGCTGTGATGCATGCCGGCCTCCCGCAGAGCACACTCAACACGCATCCGCGGATCAGACACAATCTGAAAAACAGATGTTTcacaaaaatcacaataaataacagacatgcAGATGTTTCCCATTATGTTAATTCTATCCggtcactgtttttttttttgtttttatggtcCACTGTGTATTTAATACTTGGCTACTAACTCCTGCAGAAACTCTTCCCAACACTGCAGTCATTATTCATTACCTGAGTTACACAACAACAGACGCTGTTCTctacagtgaaaagaaaaacactcgcGCACACATTCCACAGTTCATTGATTGACTCAGTGGCATTGACATCAAGGCTGTGTGCTGAAATGAGAACAAATATTACAATCAACAGTCAAGCGGCTTGCATAATTCTCTCCCCCCCTGCATGGGTCACTGGTCAGTCTCACCCGGGATGAAACGAAACCCAAACCACTGAATGTGATCAGGGTAATGGGGAACTGGGGGAAAAAGATGTGGCAGgcacaatatataaaacacagaTAAGGACATTAGGGCAAATGATAATGCAGCTTTAGAGTTTAGACGAACTAAAGGTAAAGGTTAAAGGAGAGCAGACGTTATCGTGCCTCACCTGAGTGTCTGTGTACGTGTTTATATTGTAGAGAGGTCTTTGGAGTTCAAACTCTTTTGCATTCAAGTGTCGACTCCTCCAGGCTTCTGTGTCTGCCATCATCCTCTCTGGATCTGCCTCTGCCACCACCTCCAAACCAGGGAAATATACATTCAATCATTTGACAGCATAGGTTTGTCATTAAAACACAGTGCCATTAGGTGGCAGCGATGCCTTTACTGTGATAAGGACAACTCCACTCCTTCTCCTGTGAGTGATTTCAACTGACAGAACAAATCCGAGTGGCTGAAAGTGTTAACAGCGGATAATGATCCACCTGGTTCCTGAGAGCTCGCAGacgattctctctctcttgttccTCTCTTTGCCGCTCGAGCTCCCGGGcttctctctccatccttcGCTGCTCGCACAAATCCGCCCGAAACTGTACCctggagggagaagaggagggtgTGCACATCAGACCTAAACAGTCCTTCTCTTCTACTTCTACCACCACCACAATCAACATTACCTATCGCTCCTGACACAGCGGGCCTCGGGCTGTGGATGAGGTTTTACAGAGCTGCCAGAGTGCAGCTCCTCTCCcatcatcagttttttttttttaaatctctttctCGCCCTCCTCAATTCAGTTTCTCATTCCTGTCAGAGTTTATTCTCACAGCCAAAGTCAACACCACTATACAGTAGTAATGGTAATCATCATGCGTGTCTAAGGAGAAGTGCAGAAGAATCTATTAAGTGGAGACCTTTgattttttctgaaaataacttAGCATCCTCagaacagcagtgtttctgtcaggaaCCTTTCAGCGCGTTCCACCCCTGATGATTGTGGGCGTGCTCCTCCAGAGAGGTCACATCTCCACTGACTCTGCAAGGGTGtcgcagcaaaaaaaaactattttcacagggtgtttttttttcctaattgaAAAACTTGCACCTCAGTGATTTTGATTGCAGTTCGTTATTGTATTTGTGAGTCAGCATAATATTTTCAAAGAACTCGAAGTGGGCCTTTCGGCAACGTTACGTAATTTTCTGAAACTTGCATTGTGGGTATGCTATACATCCAGCATATATATGCAATGTTTGGAACAGCAATGAACCTCCAAACATTTAGAAGAATCAACATACATCAAAACAAAAGATCCATGAACCTTTAAGACACATGAGAAAatgtgtccatccatccatcagtatATTTATCCTCCATACCTGCATTATTTTGGGTCACAGgggagctggagcagatcccGCCTGACAATTAGCAAAAGGCAGAGTGCATGCTGGATAGCTGGCGAGCTGATCACAGTGTCACATGCATGGACAGATTAATAACCACGCATACACAAGTCACTATTTAACCCAACAAGCATGTCTCAGAGTCTGGGAGAATGAGCCCAGAACTGAACCATCGAGGAAGACTTTGTCGCATTGCAGCACGACGTGATTCAAGAGAATCAATATATAGATAAAAAGTGCTTTATTCACTTTATAAATAGATGGGCTGTGTGGGGTCGTGGTTAGCATCGTCGCCTCATAGCGAGACACCCGTCAGTTCAGATGCTGAGTTCTCTGCAGTTTTCatgctctctctgtgtgttgCAGTCATGAAGTTTACCAAACAGTGTCATTCTAACTAactgtcactgctgcttcagtacAACAAGATGATAAGGTCATAATTTTGTCAGCAATAAACACCAGTGTTAGGTGTGACTTACAGGAGCGACCCTGTAGGTCTGTTTGCACGCCACAAAACTGCATCGCGGTTTTACTGCAGCCATGGACATCAAAGATCTCTATTTCAAGTGAATTATGATGTGAAAACATTGCAATATGTGAACTGAGAATTACATTTTTAgatttctgcagcctttctatgttagtggatgagtaACATTGATAATGCtccttttcagaaacattttcattgaGCTGTGTCCTTCCAATGAttcaaaccaaaagaaaacatgatcaTGAAGTGTGAAGCAATGCCACCACAGATACAGATTCTGCTAAATAAGGAATGTCATCCTGCACTCACAGCTGTACCTACAGACGGCGGTGCGGTAGCAGCCTCAGGGGCTGAGTTGTGGTTTCTCAACCTCGAAACAAGGAAACGCCTCAGGGCTAACTCATACCAGCATGGTATGTCTCAGCCTGAAGAGAGGGGAGCAGGGGAGCGTATGTAAACAGATAAACATAAGAGATATGCTCTATGTTGACTCAACAATTAAACACAGTCGTGGGTATTGTTCGTCTGGGGGGGTTTAATATCCTGAACCTCCAACAGAACAACTGTCAGCTGACTAAAAAGAAGCAGCGTGCGCCACTCCTTCTTCCATTCATACTGCCAGTCAAAAGACCACAAATGCACTTCAAAGCCTGGCAGGACGACCCCAATTTAAACAGGAATTTAAAAGAAGGTATTCCAAAATCATATACAATCTTTGCATACTAGTcgatttgtaaaaaaaataaaataaaatagggATAGTGGTTGTGGATTGTTAAACAACCCTGTTGCACCAGGTAGCAACGTCACCTCAGCGTCCCACGATGCAACACTCACCTCTGTTTATCTCGTCTGGCCTGCTCTTCCATGACACTCCTCAGTTTAGCAAGTCTCTCCTGATCCCGCTGCTCCAGCGTCTCCAGCCTCTTCTGCTGctttaaataaaactgtttgacctggaggggaaaaaaaaaaaaacccaacaacgaATAATGACTCCAAAGTTAACAAGAACAATGGCAACACTTTCGCTAAGTCAACTCCAGCAGAACTCTTAAGATCATCATGTCCTATTGATTGAGTCTGAGCAGGAATCAGATAAGTGTAAATAGAGAGAATGAGATGATATTTCAATGTCTGCCAGACTATTGTGCTAAATTATATGGGACCCAATGATGCCTAAATGTTCTCATTAATCAGAGTGTCTCAGGTTGCCCATGCTCTCCCAGCAGACCCCTGAGGAGAGAGTTAATTAAACAGTcggacacacacacgaagacaCACACTTTGTTACTGATAGTTCAATCGCTCAAGTGAATTATAAAAATACTGATTTACTTGTATTAACATGatgtcagtttgattttaacGCCATCTCAGTTTTCATTCGTCTGGACTTAAATTGTGAGGATGGCAGAAGGAACCGATTTGTGGTGACAGACGTGAAAAtgtctttactttttctttctgccgTGACCTGACGGCTGCTTGTTTCTCCTGCTGCCTTTTTGACCTGGCTTCTTCCTTCTCCCGACGTCTTGCTGCTATCGCCGCTTCCAGCTTggccacctcctcctgctgagtccgccactgctgcagctaccaacacacacccaaaacacccaccagagagaaagaaaaaacacattattgtCCACCAACATCTGTTTTCATAAGAAATACGAACAGGGAGACAATCAGCTGGCGGAGTGTAGCAGGAGCACAGGAGGAGGCACCGTCGCTGGATTTCACATTAGATCTCATCAGGATCCGCCAAAGAACCGAATCATAGAAAAATACCTTTTTATTCAAGGTCTGCACTGAACTGAATTCATTTTGGAGCCAGAGTTATTCAGAACTTTGGGTCAGGTGCTTtaacagtgatttcaaaagGTCAAGAACAGAACAGTGTGTTCATTCTCAGACGGCCATACAGGAATATGTCAAGAAAATTGAGCACAAAGATTTAATGTAAAAAAGTTACAATTGTGGAAAGCAAAAAAGGTAACTTTTCCAAATGAGTTTATTTGGCTAAAAACCTAATTTAAACATGGAAAATTGATAATATCTTCACCAAATCGCCTCTCACTGAAACATAACATTTCAAAAGTCCACTCATTCAGATGACATGTTACCTAACCTCCCATCCTGCCTTTAGTCATCAGTCCATTCACATATTGATCTTCACAGGAGCCAATATCAGCTGACTATGAGCAGAGCCAAGGTACACCTTGGACCAGGCTCTAATCCagcaaacatgaacacacacacattgctaCCTACGGTCAGTTTAAGTTCACCGATTAACTTCACATGTttgcttttggactgtgggagggaaAAAGAGCGACTGGGGAAAACCCACACATCCGCAAAAAGAGCAACGAACCCAACAATGTGAGCTGCAGCCTGGGATATTATTGATGCGAGAGGAGAGCACTAATAGCTGCATTCACCAAAATTGTAACCTGAGGCATAAAACAGCATCTTAACATTTCCAAATATCTTAAATGTATTCATTACTTGTGTGTATTTCTCTTATCTAAAACTATGACTTACACAATCATCACCGTCACCTTAAAATGGAATATCTTACTTCACTGACGTTACCTTTTTCTAACAAGTCCCCATATTATGAGTGTGTGAACAAACTTTTGGTTCCCACAACAGTTATAAATACATCCTGACACACTCGCACAGACCGACACTGGCCCGGGAGTGAGTGACAGGCTCGTTATGCAGCCGTCCCACTGCGGCGTGGCGGGTATTGAAGTGTTGCATTCCGCCCAGGCAGAGAGATTTGCAGATCCATCAGAGGAGAGAGCTTAGGATTCCCCCCAAGGGAATTAACTGCAAATTAgcatggtcacacacacacattagcacCAGCACTATCATCAAGTCAATCACACTTGATGTCCACCtgagaaaaagcagcagctgcGAGTTTGAGAGAGGATCTTAAACAATCCAGCCGCTAATCCACTCTGACTTCACAGCTCTG is a genomic window containing:
- the upp2 gene encoding uridine phosphorylase 2, which encodes MAPILLNCMGNERNEYIKNQVQVKNPNLETMEEDILYHLSLSTKTHNLPEMFGDIKFVCVGGSANRMKAFAQFIHKELELSGNPEEITDICEGTDRYCMYKVGPVLSISHGMGVPSISIMLHELIKLLHHAQCQDVVLFRLGTSGGVGLAPGTVVVTEKAVDYSFQPQFEQVVLGKVITRSTELDEEVASELLQCSSELQNIPTVIGNTMCTHDFYEGQGRLDGALCSFSHEDKLEYLRKAYDAGVRNIEMESTVFAAMCRVCGLKAAVVCVTLLNRFEGDQIKSPHDVLVEYQQRPQILVSHFIKKRLGYVV
- the LOC115402689 gene encoding uncharacterized protein C7orf57-like; translated protein: TAGVKTGHQGINGHISQIPGLSPVIRSLCEEKAQGRRVRVLDTDSDYVKLAKRGGHKGLLCHEESIISKPTSYKPPDWFGTESEDSSKPSLINSEEKKNPGAFQPLAPPFGTDNMSAWERDNSSNSEKEKNNNVDDSQMEKMGTSFQNLNANKFKRITFDKKPAPVDMSKLLSFGYAEDNKPLQ